Genomic segment of Deltaproteobacteria bacterium:
AGGAAGTAGAACATGCACTGGTGGCATTGACCAGCACCATCGGATTTCCCACCGTGGCGGCGGCCCTGTCCTGGGTCGGTCGGGATGAGGAGGCTTAGCCGAGGCCATGGCTCAGGCGCGGGTGCCCAGGTTCGACCCAGGGCTGACGGTCATCGCCTCCAACCGTCTGGATATTCTGGCCGATCGTCTGGCTGAACGGCTTAAAATTCCGCTTTCGGATCCTCTGAAGCCTGAGATCGTTGTCGTCCAAAGCCGGGGCATGCAGCGGTATCTGTCCATGCATTTGGCCAGAAAGCAGGGCATCTGCGCCAACATGACCTTTCCCTTTCCGGTGGGCCTGACCCATGACCTGTTTCGAAAAATTGTGCCCGAGGTCCAGGTCGACTACGTCTATGCCCAGGACATCATGGCATGGCGGATACTGGGGTGTCTGGAACGGCTCGTCGACCAGGACCGATTCGAGGCCGTTCGCGGATATCTGCAGGGGGCCTCGATTTTCAAGCGGTTCCAGTTGGCCGAGGAGTTGGCCTTGTTGCTGGACCAGTATCTGATTTTTCGACCGGACCTGATTCTGAAATGGGAAGCAGGCAAAGATGACGATGATTCCACCGGATGGCAGGCCCCCCTGTGGAGAGCGGTGTCCGAGTTCGACCGGGACGTCCATCGAGCGGCCCTGAAGGTCGGGTTCCATGCGAGGCTTGACGATGGCGGGAGCGAACGTCTCCTGCCCGAGCGGATCTCCGTGTTCGGGGTTCCGGTTTTGCCGCCGTACTACATCGAAATTTTCGGCCATGCGTCCCAATTCATTCCTGTGGACGTCTACATGTTGTCTCCATGCCGGGAATACTGGGGAGACATTCGCAGCACCAAGGAAAAGGCTAAACTCTGGAAATTGGAAGCTGCAACTGAACCCGACGGCCTCACAGGGGTCGGTGAATCCGGAGGAAATGGGCTGCTGGCCTCTTTGGGTCGCTTAGGCCGGGACTTCTTGGCCAACCTGTACAATACGGAATTCGTTTCTAGCCAGGAGGATCTGTTCGAGGGATCCACGGACAATACTCTTCTGGCCAGGATCCAGAACGATTTCCTCGATCTGAAGGAGCCGGGCCATGGCAGGCCCGAACCCATTGATCCGGACGATTCGTCGATTCAGATCCACTCCTGCCACTCGCCTCGAAGGGAGGTAGAGGTTTTGCTGGACGTCCTTGTCGACGCGCTTGAACGAAATTCAACCCTGCAACCCGACGACATCCTGGTCATGGCCCCGGACATTCAGGCCTACGCCTCGCACATCTCGGCTGTTTTTGATCAGGCCAATCCCGACCTGCGGATTCCTTTCGGTCTTGCGGATGGGAACCTGGCCGGAGAACGACGCTACGTCCGGGCATTTTTGGCCGTGCTCGAATTGGCCAGAAATCGAGCCGAAGCCCCGGCCGTTCTCGATCTGATGGCCATGGATCCGGTCATGGCCAAATTTGGCCTGAGCGGACGAGAACTGGATCTCATCCGCCACTGGGTGAGACGATGCGGTATCCGTTCGGCAGTGGATTCCAGCCATAGACACAAGCAGGGCCTTCCGGAGTATCCTGAATACACATGGCGTTCAGGTCTTGAGCGCCTTCTTCTTGGGTACGCCATGCGCCAGGAAAAAATTTTGGATTTTTCCGAAAATCTTTGGGCGCTCGATGGAATGGAAGGGGAGTGCGGCCCAGCCCTTGATGGGCTGATCGCCTTTGTGAAGATTCTCTTCCCCCTTCTGGACACGCTTTCCGATTCGCGTTCAGTGGAAGATTGGGGAACACTTCTCCACGAACTCCTGGACGATCTGCTGGCCGAAAACGACGAGGAAGACACGGTCAGTGCGGCCATGGCCCGCGAGGCCGTTGAAATCATGGTTCACTCTGCACGTCGGGCCGGATCCGAAGCTCGGAATCTGGACCTGCCGACCATCATCCACATTCTAAAGAACCATCTCCGGGACATGGAGGGCACAGGCGGATTCATGACCGGAGGGGTGACCTTTTGTTCCTTCTTGCCCATGCGGAGCATCCCGTTCCGGATGATCTGTCTTCTGGGTATGAACGAGATGGATTTTCCCCGGCGGGATCGACGACCCGATTTCGATCTCATGGTCAGGCATCCAAGGGCAGGCGACCGATCCCTGC
This window contains:
- the recC gene encoding exodeoxyribonuclease V subunit gamma — translated: MAQARVPRFDPGLTVIASNRLDILADRLAERLKIPLSDPLKPEIVVVQSRGMQRYLSMHLARKQGICANMTFPFPVGLTHDLFRKIVPEVQVDYVYAQDIMAWRILGCLERLVDQDRFEAVRGYLQGASIFKRFQLAEELALLLDQYLIFRPDLILKWEAGKDDDDSTGWQAPLWRAVSEFDRDVHRAALKVGFHARLDDGGSERLLPERISVFGVPVLPPYYIEIFGHASQFIPVDVYMLSPCREYWGDIRSTKEKAKLWKLEAATEPDGLTGVGESGGNGLLASLGRLGRDFLANLYNTEFVSSQEDLFEGSTDNTLLARIQNDFLDLKEPGHGRPEPIDPDDSSIQIHSCHSPRREVEVLLDVLVDALERNSTLQPDDILVMAPDIQAYASHISAVFDQANPDLRIPFGLADGNLAGERRYVRAFLAVLELARNRAEAPAVLDLMAMDPVMAKFGLSGRELDLIRHWVRRCGIRSAVDSSHRHKQGLPEYPEYTWRSGLERLLLGYAMRQEKILDFSENLWALDGMEGECGPALDGLIAFVKILFPLLDTLSDSRSVEDWGTLLHELLDDLLAENDEEDTVSAAMAREAVEIMVHSARRAGSEARNLDLPTIIHILKNHLRDMEGTGGFMTGGVTFCSFLPMRSIPFRMICLLGMNEMDFPRRDRRPDFDLMVRHPRAGDRSLRTDDRYLFLEALISARQRLHISYIGQSIADNAVLPPSTVVSELLDYIDANSEYLDAPGEKPRSRLVVRHRLQPFHRAYFDSSGPLFSFCPDNLMAAKALGRMEPVKSAFESPLPPVERSEIDLEDLKFFLKNPIRALCRTRLGILMPSDEARLDDQEPFDGVDALTRFNLRRAILEDLVHGQGNLHEVYVRARAENILPPEVLGSRFFEHLVGETRCLADRVRDDLMGRKATSSVHDSLILGGMTLHIHLSGVGPEGLYRYVPSETAGKGKRRLDLWLDHLALCAHVPEDIKPRPYSSLRSDDELIVFEPLAQGRSKRVLAGLLQMWRTGMARPLPFFPDVSNNYARNELEVGPEKALAKAEEQWHPQRNGTGFERESIRYLSEFAFGSKSPLQYKEFSHWARRVFRPMFMLGEKR